The Henckelia pumila isolate YLH828 unplaced genomic scaffold, ASM3356847v2 CTG_525:::fragment_3, whole genome shotgun sequence genome segment TTTGATCAAAACCAAGccaacttttatttatttattattatattatatatttatgtaattttaaaACGGTTCAAAACCGCAAACGACTGTGTATCACCCTCAATGATTAGAACTTAgtagaaataaaatattcaaaacgtAATGGCCTGTCTATAAATATAATGAATTGCACATTATATTTATACTTGGATAGTATTTgcgatttttaaaataagtatttatgattttttttcccaCAAATTTGTTAAGCAAAATCTTTACACCTTACTTTTAAAAGTCGACACTACCTTCGTCATGCATACGAGCACATATTATATTTGAGTTTGAATAGGAAAAAGATTCACTGGAAAGAGAAACAACACAAGATACCGTGCATTAAAATATACACGATTTCAATATTTCATGtgtgtaattaattaaatacttaattaTTTAATCATGTTAGATTAATTACAAAAGTCTATATATTGCACAGTATTCTGTATTATTTCTCTTTACACAGTAGATGATTCAGGTCCGAATTTGTCAATAATAATAGGTGTGATGAGCGGGAATCATGGGTATATAACGCGTACACTACGGTGACAACACATCATAATGTGTGGGGTGGGAAAAAGACGATGTGTCCACATCCCATGTTTCCATATAGACATGCCATATATGTTAAACTAGAATAGACTAATTTTGTCCCACCGTTATAATTTGTCTCCACTACTCAAAATATATTCGGGTTAACAATATTTAGCAACGTAAACATCCCATCCCACTCGTAATTATGTTTTTATACGCTAACATGCACAACAAGTGTTAGCTCGGGACTCtttataatcaattaattatgAACACGCACCAAGAGTAGGTATGTGATTGAAGTTGGTCAATTCGATCTATATTTGAAGtgaaaaatgtgaaaaatttGGATTGTGTTTAATGAATTGAAATTAAGCGATTAAGCAATGAAAAGctcgaaaaaagaaaaagatatAAGAAgctcaaaaaagaaaaagaaactgAAGTGCAGGGGCGCTGAAAATTGCGCCCCTGCACTGATCATGAGCGCCCAGGCAAGCAAGAGTGGTGTATTGCGCCCCTGCATCGGTGCTTCTGGCTTGGAGTTTTTCTAAGTGTCTCGAGTAGTGCAATGGCACGATATATTGTGCCCCTGCACCTGTAATTTTGCTATGTACGCCTGAAACAACTTTTCACCAAAATTTGCTTTcttttttgagttttttttttatggttttTGACTTTTTGGTTGGTCATAATCAGTTTTTTGATCAAAAAGTCATACCACGTGGTGAAAACGACGTGGCCTTACatgaaaacaaatttaaataacatattaaaatttattattcattcattcataaTCATCTACATTCATATTCTTCTATTTATTAGAAAAGAGAGTTTATATCATTTTTGGTTATTGAACTTATGATTTATTGTGCTACTATCACaagtttgttgttgttgtatcttgTGATAAGTTTGCCATATTTCTGTCAGTACCAAGAGTGGGGCAAATTTTTTTAACCAATTCTGTTTCTGTTTACTACCATATTCAAATCAATCCCAACAATATACAATCTCTATATTTCTACAAGAAACAATATTAAAGTAATACATTTTCATTGGTCGGATCTGATATATAGGGAAACTATTTTATAGAGGGTCTTAGAAGTTTTTGTATATTAGTACTAACCACTACTCATTCGTATAACTTATTTAAGCTACATTTATTTTTTGTCCGTACCCATTATGTAACCtaattttcatatttaattttttctttccaAATCTATTATTAATTTTCTATTAAATGAATGTCATCGATtacttttataattatttaatcctATTAAAATAATAGTTAACTAAAGATGAAATGGGAAAttgttttataaaatatatctttCCAAATACTTTTTTAATATGAATAAAATACCATACACAAACTTGAATGAGTGAAATTCATGTATAGAGTAGTATGCATGTAATATGCGTGTAATTacaaatgacaaaaaaattgtTGAAGGAGCAAACTCAAAACACAAAAGCTGTGTGATATTGCCTTGGATCTCTAATCTAAGACACAATATAGATTGGGTCGATCCATTTTACGTGAGATTTCTCGTAAAAAAAATATGAGATTCTCAACTCATAATTAGTTCAACTTATATATCAtaagtttatatatttttccCTATGAAAAGAGAATCATCATGTATGTATGAattatcaaataaaaacaaacaaaatgaaTATCCATGTCCTTCGTGGATGCATCTCCAATTAATACACGAGGAATAGGGAATTCCCTCACGTGTTCTTATCCCCAATTATGGACCGCGTAAAGCCAAATAAAAACAATTGCGCAATCATCCATTATCATTTGAATTTCCCCACGTTTTCCGACAGGGTTTCCATCAACGCGCCGTCGGTATTTTGACTCACACTCCCCCATTCATATATATAAGCGGCCGCCATTTCCCCCACCATACAATACATTCATACGGTGTCAATCCAGAAAAAGCTCTCTGTTTTTTCCAGATACTTAAAGGAATCCATCTGTGATATATGGTGAAATCTGTTGCCCAAAACGAACAGCCATCGGAGAGTGCCTGCAAGTACAAGGGAGTGAGGAGGCGTAAATGGGGCAAATATGTGTCGGAGATCCGCCTGCCCAACAGCCGGGAGAGGATTTGGTTGGGTTCCCACGACACGGCCGAGAAGGCGGCGCGTGCCTTCGACGCCGCTCTTTTCTGCCTCCGGGGAAGAAAGGCCAAGTTCAATTTCCCCGACAATCCACCGGAGATACCCGGTGGCCAGTCCCTGTCGCCGGGGGCGATACAGGACGCCGCCGCCCGTTTCGCGCAGTCGGGTCATACGGGTCAACCCGTCTCAAAGACGACAGATAATTCGGATTCTCTGTCGTCTTCGGATTTGTTCCCCCAGAACGTGGGATCGCCGTCCACGTCGGTGTCGGATGGGGTGGCGCAGCTGGATAATGATTTCTCGGAAATGCCCCTGGATATTGCATTTCTCGACCGGATTTTAGTCGTCGGCAGCGAAAATAACGTTCCCGAGTGCGGGTTATTTTCGGAATTTGACGATTTTTTAATTCCCCACGTGGATTACTCTTGGCTGGACACTGACACTAACACTAACGAAGGAATTATATCTTCTTCTCTTTGGAATTTTTAGACTCCAATAATTTTACTTATTTCCATGTAAGACGATGACTTTTTTTTTCCTCGACATTTTCTCTTTGGAATTTTTAGACTCCAATAATTTTACTTATTTCCATGTAAGACGATGACTTTTTTTTTCCTCGACATTTTCTCTTTGGAATTTTTAGACTCCAATAATTTTACTTATTTCCATGTAAGACGATGACTTTTTTTTCCTCGACATTTTAGGTTTTAAAAAACTTTTTTGTCGAGTTTTTTTATAGAGTTGATTGATGAACAATTTATTATGTATCCATCAACTTTATTCTATCGACAATTTACATTTACATGTTTAAAATATAGAATGCGAGGatgtaattttatattttacaaTATTCTTTATGATGGAATAAAGATAATAATAAGGTTTGAAATAtggatatgatttatttttatgctCATTATTCCAGTTTCTTGAAATCTGATATATGACCTTTGCATGTACACAATTGGCATATTATTTAGTTCTCGTCGTAATTAAGGAGCATGTTGTCAGTAATCAgcatattaatataattaatctgTTACAATTGGCATATTATTTAGTTCTCGTCGTAATTAAGGAGCATGTTGTCAGTAATCAgcatattaatataattaatctgTTGGACTATAAATCAACGTACAAAATGTTGgtctaaaatatttaaagtggtATATCACAAGCTATCATTTAGTAGATCAACAAGctcttattatatatatcaacTCACatgatattataatatatataattgccTCGTGCTGACCCATACCAGAGGTGAGGCAACCGCCTCACACCTCATCCCTTAAGTGGCCTAAATGTTTACATATTAATTTGTTTTCTAAATTTCCAAAGTCGTATAATTTGTCACAgtatcaaaaaataaatttgggaACAAAAAGAGTAAGCATTAAATACAGAATATGTGGGGAAAAAACTCATTTGTGATGTAGCAATGCAAAAACAATGTTGGAAACCCGAGAGATTGCTTCCGCATGATTCGGAATGTGAACGATCACTGATACGATATTAATTACGGTCTTCGATAAGTTGTTTGTTTCCAGGGACGGATCCAAGATATAAGGTTTGAGTGACCatatattaagttattaacTGACAACGATGTTTGGCGTTGTCGGAGCTATCAATTTTCAGTTATGACTATTATTTTCGCTCTTTTCATTTGTGGTATATGCactatttttctaaaaaaaattttttgagtGTGAGATATATATAAAGATAAATAATTGAGAATTTTTGTTCGAGGTCCACACAGATTTGTCATTATTAGCGAAATCAAATTTGAACTTAATAAAAATCCTAATTTTTTGAgtcattttatattttatttttaaaatgtaatttaaatttgagaagtatattttttaaactaattttttagaattttttcaGTACTAAAAAAGTgagttaaaataaaattttaattaaaaaaacttgTAGTTTTATAAGAAATATCAACGACTAACGTCAATACATGAAAAAAATGAAGATGTGTAAATAAATCATTGAGCCCAAAATAAGGGTGTAATCGAGTCGAGTCGAGCCGAGCCGAGTAGcacactactcgagctcgagctcgagctcgactcatatttaactactcgagctcgagctcgatcgagtagtAAATTTCGTGCTCGAGCTCGTATATAATTCGAGTACTCGAGctcgaaaattatatatatatatgaataaaagatatattaataaatataatattatatattatattatatatatttatgtattatcaagtagctcgcgagctactcgaacaCAGATATTTAAAACTCGAGCTCAAGCTCGATGGATGCTCGCAAGCTACTCGAACACAAATATttaaagctcgagctcgagctttgACCGAGCTACTCACGAGCTACTCGCgagtagctcggctcgtttgcaCCTTTAACCCAAAACAAATAGAAATTAAAATATCTAAATTTGCACAAGAGGATTCGAACCATGGTCTCCTAAGCGTCGAAGTAAAGCCCATGTCATTTAGTCTAGGCTAAATACCTAATGTAAGGATGGATAGAtaagtaaaatatatatacacatttaataaaaattgatatataaaTGTAGATCCGCCCCTGTTTGTTCATATGCCATAAATTAAAACAAAGTCAGATGTGTCGGAAGGGTTCTTGACGAAGACACTCAAACACTCAAGTTAGTGATTACTTAAACAATAATAATCGAGAGCAGAACgttattgtaaaaaaaaatggatATTTATCTTAAAAATGAAGTCCTGACTCGAGCTATTTATAAATATTCGGAAAGTTTTGCACTTTTGTGAATGTTTGTAGATTTCTTAGCCTCATTAAAACAAtctaaattatatttaaataaactTGGACCCCAAAAAATA includes the following:
- the LOC140873278 gene encoding ethylene-responsive transcription factor ERF017-like yields the protein MVKSVAQNEQPSESACKYKGVRRRKWGKYVSEIRLPNSRERIWLGSHDTAEKAARAFDAALFCLRGRKAKFNFPDNPPEIPGGQSLSPGAIQDAAARFAQSGHTGQPVSKTTDNSDSLSSSDLFPQNVGSPSTSVSDGVAQLDNDFSEMPLDIAFLDRILVVGSENNVPECGLFSEFDDFLIPHVDYSWLDTDTNTNEGIISSSLWNF